The sequence GGCTCCCAGCTCGAGCCGTCCTGGGACGTCTCCCAGCGGCCGCTGATGGTGCCGCCGTCGGCGCTGAACTCCCCGGTGAACCGCTGCCGGAAGTCCAGCGGCGTGAAGTCGGGCGCGTCCCGCAGCAGCGTCCAGACGCCGTCGCGGAAGGTCATCGCGTACAGGCGGGCGACGCCTCGCGAGTCGAAGTAGTGCTGGGTGTATGCCTCACCGTCGCGATCGACGCCGATGATCGCGATGCCGTCGGGGGCTTCGGGAACGTCGGGGACCTCCGAGCGCTCCATCAGGAACTGCCCGCCCAGCACCCATTCGAACACGGCGCGTCCGGCCACGCCGGGGGCGAACGCCGCCTCGACGCTCCACTCGCCGACGAATGCATCCAGCCGCTCCAGCATCGGGTGCCGGGCGGCCTCGTCCTCGGCCACGAGTCCTCCTGTCGGGTCGGTCATGCCGGATCCTATCAACGCCGTGACGCCGCGCCGGTAGCCCACCAGCCGTAAGCGGCCGCGCCGTCCAGGGACATGGTCCTGTGCAGCCGGATGAGCGCCACCGGTCAGCCCGCCGTGCCGAACGGACCCTAACCGTGGAGCGAGACCATCAGTGCGGTGGCGTGGACCGTCAACGCTGGGCCGGAACCACGACGCGGAGGACGGTGCCGCGGCCGGGGGTGCTCGTGACCTCGAGGCGGCCCCCGAGATCGGCGACCCGGCCTCGCATCGACCGTAGGCCGAAGTGGTCGGGACCCACGGCGGCTGGGTCGAAGCCGTGGCCGTCGTCGGACACCTCGATCGAGACGGTGTTGCCGGTCCCTGCGATGCGGACCGTGGCGGTGTCCGCCCGGGCGTGCTTGACCACGTTGGCCAGGGCTTCCTGGCCGAGGCGGTAGAGCTGCTCTTCGGTCTCGGGTCCGATGGGCAGGTGCGCGGGTCCGTCGACCTCGATGACCAGCCCTTCCCGGGCACTGAGGGCCGCCGCCTGCTTGGTGAGCGCGGCGACCAGTCCCTCCTCGGCGAGCGCGCCGGGGCGCAGCTCGAAGATGAGGGCGCGCATCTCGGCCAGCGCGCCCCGGGTCAGCTGGCCGATCTCGTTCAGCTCCTCCTCCACCGGGCCGGTGGAATTGGGCTTCTCGAGCTCCAGCGCGTGTTGCGCGGTGCGGACGTGGAGCGTGGTCGAGAACAGCGACTGGGAGACCGAGTCGTGCAGGTCGCGGGCGATGCGCTGTCGTTCCAGGGCGGCACGCTCGCCCTCGCGGCGCTGCGACTCGGCCAGCTCCAGCGCGGCCCGCCGGCGCTCGCTGACGATCGCCGCCAGGCAGAACGTCGTCAGCGCCGCGAAGACGATGTACAGCTGAAGGTTCAGGGCGCTGTCGGTGGGCGAGTGCTCCACGAACGGTCCTGCCGCGCGGGAGGTGGCCTGCACCGCGATCACGGCCGCGACCGCGACCGCCAGCGTCGCTCCCGGCGGGCCGAACCGTAGCGCGGCCCAGATGAACGCCGGGAACACGATGTAGGTGAGCGGCTGGTCGGCCGACAGCGCGATCGCGCTCAGGCCGATGACGGCCGCGAGCATCACGGCGCCCTCGACCGCGCGGCGGCCCCGCCACGCCGTGGCCCGGGTGTGCGCCCAGGCCATGGCGAGCGGGACGACGACCAGCCCGCCGGCGAGGCCGCCCAGCCACCAGCTGCGCCAGAACACTCCCATCTCGGACGTCTCGATGACCTCGCCCGCTCGCAGGGCGAGCATGGCGACGGTCGCGCTGACCGCCTCACCGACGGCCACGGCGGCGAAGACGGCGCCGACGTGCTCGAGCCGGTCCATCGCCGCCCGCCGGCCGACCAGCCGCTGGAGGATGACCACGGCCAGGAGCGCCCTGGCCATGTTGCCCGCCGTCTCGGCGAGCGCCGTCCCCAGCGGCAGCAGCGCGAACTCTCTCGAGAGCAGGTCCCCGAGCAGGACGCCGGGCCACCAGCGCAAGCCACCCAGGTACAGCACCGCGATGCCGACCCCGGTGGCCGGCCAGAAGGCGCCCGCCGGGCCCGTCAGCAGGAGCGCCTCGCCACCCTGGGCGGCGGTGTAGTAGCCGGCAGCGATCAGCAGCACCCCGGCCGCATACCGCACCGACCGTCCGGAGACCAGCAGTCCCCGCCAGGTCGGCTCCGCGGCGGGGAGCGGTGCGTCGGTGTTCGTCAGGCCTCCCAGGTCTGCGCAGGGCCTTGGGGAACGGTACCGCCGCGCGCAACCCGAGTCGAACGATGCGGCCTGGTGGAGGCGCCGGCCTCAGCCGTGTGGGAAGTGACCGTGGCGGGAGGCGGCGCGGATCATGTCGAGGAGGTCGTCCACGTCCCGACCGTGCTTCTCCAGGAAGGCGTGCGCGCCCGTGGCCATGGCCTCAGGTCCCAGCTCGCCCAGGCGGCTGATGGCGACCACCGGGCGGTCCCGGCCTCGGAGCTCCCGGAGGACCTGCATGCCATCCGGCACCTGCGGCAGCAGGAGATCCAGGACGACCACGTCGGGACCCAGTTCCAGGTCGAGACGCATGGCGCTCCGGGTGCATCCGGCCTCGCCGACCACCGTCAGGTCCGGAGCGCACTCGATCAGGCCACGGAGCGCCCGCCTGACCCGGGCATCGTCATCGACGATCAGGACTCTGAGCTTGGATCCCTTCCTCGGGTCGCGGGGCACGGTCCCCTGCACATCGGTTCCTTCGTGACGGGCTGGTTGCGATCCCCCACGGTAGGGCAGCGAGCGCCCTGGGAGCCTCCGAGAAACGACCCGTCTCCAGTGCGACGAATGTCGCGTCGGGGAAGCCTTGCCAGGTGCTAGCGCGCCGTCGGAGCCGGCGCGAGGCCTTCCCGGATCGCCAGCAGAGCGGCCTGAGTCCTGGACGCCACCCCGAGCTTGCCGAGAATGTTGCTCACATGGGTCCGGGCGGTGCGTTCGCTGATCACCAGCGAGTCCGCGATCTGCTGGTTGGAGAGGCCCTGGGCCACCAGGACCAGCACCTCGCGCTCCCTGTCGGTCAGTGCGGTCACCGTCAGCGGCTTGGGGGCCACCAGCGATCTCGTCAGCTGCCGTGCGATCGCCGGGTCCAGATGGACCTCGCCGCGGCAGGCGGCCCGGATCGCCGCGGCGACCTCGTCGGCCTCGGCATCCTTGAGCAGATACCCGGCCGCGCCGGCCTGGAGGGCGCCATGGACCATGTCGGCCTGGGTGAAGCTGGTCATCGCCACCACCGCCACCTCAGGATGTCGTTCGGTGATGGCCGTGGTGGCGGCGACACCGTCCATACCGGGCATCAGCAGGTCCATCAGCACCACGTCGGGCGGCTGCCCGGCCGCGACCAGCACCGCGATCCCGTCGAGGACCTGCTGCCCGTCGGCTGCCTCGCCGACGACCTCCATGTCGTCCACCGTCTCGAGATAGGCGCGCAGGCCGCGGCGGACCACGGCGTGGTCGTCGACGATGAACACCCTGACTGGCGTCGGTTGCATGGTCCTCGCCCATGGCGGACAGGTCGCGGTTCTGACTGTAGAGGGACCCAGGTCATCTGTCGCGCCGAGCTTGCGTCGCTCGACCGATGCTCTCGCCCCCGCCACTTGTGATGATGCGATTCGGCCGCATCTGAGGCGTCGGCCACGGACGCCAGGAGGGCGAGTCATGAGCTTGCGTCATCCAGCAGCAACTCCCGCCACCATCGACGGTGAAACCGCCCTGTTCGACCGCCTCGGTGTCCCGCTGGACCGGCATCGCGAGTGGTACCAGTACCACCATCTGTTCCGCGACCTGCTCGGCGCGGAGCTCGAGCGGCGCGAGCCCGACCTGATCCAGCAGCTCCAGGCTCGGGCGGCGGCCTGGTGCGAGGCCAACGGGCTGCCGGAGCTGGCCATCGACCACGCCCAGGCGGCCGAGGACGCCGATCGGGTGGCCAGGCTGGTCGAGAGCCTCGCGTTCCCCGCCTACGCCAGCGGACGCGCCCAGACCGCCCGCCGGTGGTTCGAGTGGTTCGCGCAGCGAGGACTGATCGAACGGTACCCGCTGATCGCCCTGCAGGGAGCGTTCCTGCAGGTCCTGGCGGGCCAGCCGGACGATATCGAGCGCTGGGCGGCCGCCGCCGAGCGTGCGGCGGCGGCGAGGACGCTCGCGCAGGCCACGTTGGATCCCTGGATGGCGCTCCTCCGCGCGCTGCTGTGCCGCGACGGCGTGGACCAGATGCAGGCCGACGCCGAGACCGCCGCGGCCGGACTGGACTGGGGAAGCCCGTGGCGGGCGACGGCCCTGCTCCTCAAGGGCATCGCCGATGTCCTGGCCGGCGGGGCCGACCGCGCCGATCCGGTCCTGGCCCATGCGGCCGAGGTCGCCACCCACGTCGGCGCCCTGCCGGCCGCCTCCGCCGCCCTGGCCCAGCGTGCCCTGCTCGCGATCGAACGCCACGACTGGATGGAAGCCGAGACGCTCGCCGACCGCGCCCTCGAGGTCGCCCGGAACGGGCAGCTCGACGACTACGAGATGAGCCCGCTCCTCCATGCCGTGGCCGCCCACACGGCGCTGCATCGCGGCGAGGTGACCCGAGCCCAGGAGCACCTTGCGCGGGCCATGCGCCTGCGGCCGCCGCTCACCGCCGCCCTGCCCCACCGTGCCGCGCAGACGCGCCTCGAGCTTGCCCGTGTGCACCTTGCCCTCACGGACGTGGCCGGCGCCAGGTCCCTGCTCCAGGAGGCCCGGTACATCCTGCAGCAGGGACTCGACCTCGGCACCCTCCCGAGCCAGATCACCCTGCTGCAGTCGCGGCTCGACTCGCTCCGCGAGACGACCACCAACGTGGCGACGCTGACCAACGCCGAGCTGCGGCTGCTGCCGCTGCTGTCGACGCATCTCACCTTCCGGGAGATCGGCGAACGGCTCTACCTCTCGCAGCACACGGTCAAGTCCCAGGCGCTGTCGGTCTACCGCAAGCTCGGGGTGTCATCCCGCAGCCAGGCGATCCAGCGCGTGCAACAGGCCGGCCTCCTCGGCGCAGGGGCTTAGTCGTCGCCGCGGTGAGCGGCCTGGTGACGTCCCCGAGGGATTTGCCCTCGGCGTTGATGCCGATCAGGAGCTCGACATGATGTGCCCCAGCGGGCTGCCTGTGCCTTTCATCCGAACGGGAGGATGCGGCCTCCGGAGCGTGGCCGTAGGGTGCGGTCGCCGGCCGCAAGGAGGATCGCCATGACGGACCCCAGGCACGTCGTGATCGTGGGTGGCGGGTTCGCCGGACTGGGCTGCGCCCGCAGGCTGGCGAAACGCGACGACATCCGCGTGACGCTGATCGACAGGCACAACTACCACCAGTTCCAGCCGCTCTTCTACCAGGTCGCCACCTGCCAGCTGGCCTCCTCCGACGTCGCGACCAGCCTCCGCAAGCCGTTCCGCAAGCACCCCAACGTGGCCGTCA comes from Actinomycetota bacterium and encodes:
- a CDS encoding MASE1 domain-containing protein; protein product: MRYAAGVLLIAAGYYTAAQGGEALLLTGPAGAFWPATGVGIAVLYLGGLRWWPGVLLGDLLSREFALLPLGTALAETAGNMARALLAVVILQRLVGRRAAMDRLEHVGAVFAAVAVGEAVSATVAMLALRAGEVIETSEMGVFWRSWWLGGLAGGLVVVPLAMAWAHTRATAWRGRRAVEGAVMLAAVIGLSAIALSADQPLTYIVFPAFIWAALRFGPPGATLAVAVAAVIAVQATSRAAGPFVEHSPTDSALNLQLYIVFAALTTFCLAAIVSERRRAALELAESQRREGERAALERQRIARDLHDSVSQSLFSTTLHVRTAQHALELEKPNSTGPVEEELNEIGQLTRGALAEMRALIFELRPGALAEEGLVAALTKQAAALSAREGLVIEVDGPAHLPIGPETEEQLYRLGQEALANVVKHARADTATVRIAGTGNTVSIEVSDDGHGFDPAAVGPDHFGLRSMRGRVADLGGRLEVTSTPGRGTVLRVVVPAQR
- a CDS encoding response regulator transcription factor is translated as MQGTVPRDPRKGSKLRVLIVDDDARVRRALRGLIECAPDLTVVGEAGCTRSAMRLDLELGPDVVVLDLLLPQVPDGMQVLRELRGRDRPVVAISRLGELGPEAMATGAHAFLEKHGRDVDDLLDMIRAASRHGHFPHG
- a CDS encoding response regulator transcription factor; protein product: MQPTPVRVFIVDDHAVVRRGLRAYLETVDDMEVVGEAADGQQVLDGIAVLVAAGQPPDVVLMDLLMPGMDGVAATTAITERHPEVAVVAMTSFTQADMVHGALQAGAAGYLLKDAEADEVAAAIRAACRGEVHLDPAIARQLTRSLVAPKPLTVTALTDREREVLVLVAQGLSNQQIADSLVISERTARTHVSNILGKLGVASRTQAALLAIREGLAPAPTAR
- a CDS encoding LuxR C-terminal-related transcriptional regulator translates to MSLRHPAATPATIDGETALFDRLGVPLDRHREWYQYHHLFRDLLGAELERREPDLIQQLQARAAAWCEANGLPELAIDHAQAAEDADRVARLVESLAFPAYASGRAQTARRWFEWFAQRGLIERYPLIALQGAFLQVLAGQPDDIERWAAAAERAAAARTLAQATLDPWMALLRALLCRDGVDQMQADAETAAAGLDWGSPWRATALLLKGIADVLAGGADRADPVLAHAAEVATHVGALPAASAALAQRALLAIERHDWMEAETLADRALEVARNGQLDDYEMSPLLHAVAAHTALHRGEVTRAQEHLARAMRLRPPLTAALPHRAAQTRLELARVHLALTDVAGARSLLQEARYILQQGLDLGTLPSQITLLQSRLDSLRETTTNVATLTNAELRLLPLLSTHLTFREIGERLYLSQHTVKSQALSVYRKLGVSSRSQAIQRVQQAGLLGAGA